The following are encoded together in the Petrotoga olearia DSM 13574 genome:
- the trpS gene encoding tryptophan--tRNA ligase, which translates to MTVLSGMRATGKLHIGNFVTLENWVEIQNKSDKNFFFVADWHALTSHYDTPEIIQPSTFDIIRHYIAVGLDPKKSVLFVQSAIKEHAELYLIFSMIAPVSRLERIPTYKDQISNISNKDLTNLGFLGYPVLQAADILIYKGDRVPVGEDQIYHLEFTREIARKFNMKYKEIFPEPQPIISKVPKLPGTDGRKMSKSYGNVINIETNEKELKEKILPMMTDPARVRRTDPGNPEKCPVWDYHKAFTKSEDEKDWVRNGCTTAGIGCVDCKKLLIKNIKERLEPVWDKLSSTSVEDAIEIAEDGNEKARKVASQTMQEVREALHFRW; encoded by the coding sequence ATGACCGTTCTAAGTGGAATGAGAGCTACAGGTAAATTACATATAGGAAACTTTGTGACCTTAGAAAATTGGGTAGAGATTCAAAATAAATCAGACAAAAATTTTTTCTTTGTTGCTGATTGGCATGCTTTGACCTCTCATTATGATACACCTGAGATAATACAACCTTCTACTTTTGATATAATAAGGCATTATATCGCAGTAGGGTTGGATCCTAAAAAAAGTGTTTTATTTGTTCAATCCGCTATAAAGGAACATGCGGAACTTTATTTAATTTTTAGTATGATAGCCCCAGTTTCACGACTAGAAAGGATACCAACCTATAAGGATCAAATAAGTAACATATCCAATAAGGATTTAACTAACTTAGGATTTTTAGGGTACCCCGTTCTACAAGCCGCAGATATTTTGATATATAAAGGCGATAGAGTGCCGGTTGGTGAAGATCAAATCTACCATCTGGAATTTACTAGAGAAATCGCAAGAAAGTTTAATATGAAGTACAAAGAAATATTTCCTGAACCACAACCGATTATTTCCAAAGTGCCTAAACTCCCTGGTACAGATGGAAGAAAGATGTCGAAGAGTTATGGTAACGTTATAAACATAGAAACTAACGAGAAAGAGTTGAAAGAAAAAATTCTTCCTATGATGACAGATCCTGCAAGGGTAAGAAGAACAGATCCTGGAAATCCCGAAAAATGTCCAGTATGGGATTACCATAAGGCATTCACTAAATCTGAAGATGAAAAAGATTGGGTACGGAATGGTTGTACTACTGCTGGAATCGGGTGTGTTGACTGTAAAAAGTTGTTGATCAAAAACATAAAAGAAAGACTTGAACCAGTTTGGGATAAATTATCTTCTACTTCTGTAGAAGATGCAATAGAAATAGCTGAAGATGGAAACGAAAAGGCAAGAAAGGTTGCCAGCCAAACTATGCAAGAGGTTAGAGAGGCTTTACATTTCAGATGGTGA
- the fliD gene encoding flagellar filament capping protein FliD, with the protein MATNPYVGTFQLTGAVSGMDTQAMVEKLMEIEQQPLNRAQEKFDALTYKQKLWMEVDNKLEDFYDYLITFKLKSNLIPKSATSSNESVLTATAPSDADNSTFYLKVNSLASPTVLLGENIDPTIKKSSTIADVIGTSADSTFTITKGSVSDTITVSDSETVQDLINKINASTLGVQAKFDDANGKFFIVNKENGNVDISVSAEAGSNGENLITALNLNGTADSDDDNTVRTLGSSGQVELSFDGSTSITTYDNLTENTLNVFGTTIDLKSTSSSYVKVSIEQDIDKSVESIKEFVDKYNETITYVYDLLHEKKVNDKPTEEMTEEDYMKGMLKGDNNLEKIFYTLRNMVYSPVDIEQSGSQYNTLFDIGITSGDLGSGYENTMKGLLNVDEDRLREALNTNAEDVWKLFATNDTTNKEYGYAQSVQNYLYEVTKFNGYIDRIAGTNGTIGNEMRRLAREMTNLLDRLQRKEAQYYAQFSAMEQAIQQMNAQGMYMLNAFSNQ; encoded by the coding sequence ATGGCTACTAATCCCTATGTTGGTACCTTTCAATTAACTGGAGCAGTTTCAGGAATGGATACCCAAGCGATGGTTGAAAAATTGATGGAGATTGAGCAACAACCCTTAAATAGAGCTCAAGAAAAGTTCGACGCCCTTACCTACAAACAAAAACTTTGGATGGAAGTCGACAACAAGTTAGAAGATTTTTACGATTATTTGATCACTTTCAAATTGAAGAGTAATTTGATTCCAAAAAGTGCCACCTCTTCCAACGAAAGTGTATTAACAGCTACAGCTCCTTCAGATGCTGATAATTCAACTTTTTACTTGAAGGTTAATTCTTTGGCTTCTCCTACCGTTCTTTTGGGGGAAAATATTGATCCAACAATTAAAAAAAGTTCAACGATAGCAGATGTTATAGGTACATCAGCTGATTCAACTTTTACCATCACAAAAGGAAGTGTTTCGGATACTATAACCGTTTCAGACAGTGAAACGGTACAGGATCTTATTAACAAAATAAACGCATCAACCTTAGGAGTACAAGCAAAATTTGATGATGCAAACGGTAAATTTTTCATAGTTAACAAAGAAAATGGGAACGTTGATATTAGTGTAAGTGCTGAGGCGGGTTCTAACGGTGAAAACTTGATAACGGCCCTGAATTTGAATGGAACAGCTGATTCGGACGATGATAATACAGTTAGAACCTTAGGAAGTTCCGGACAGGTTGAATTGTCTTTTGATGGAAGTACATCTATCACCACGTATGACAATTTAACAGAAAACACTTTGAACGTTTTCGGTACTACAATCGATTTAAAATCAACCTCGAGCAGTTATGTAAAAGTTTCTATAGAACAAGATATAGATAAGAGTGTTGAAAGTATAAAAGAATTTGTCGATAAGTACAACGAAACGATTACTTATGTGTACGATCTATTACATGAAAAAAAAGTTAACGATAAACCAACAGAAGAGATGACAGAAGAAGACTATATGAAGGGGATGCTAAAAGGAGATAATAACCTAGAGAAAATATTTTATACTCTAAGAAATATGGTTTACTCACCTGTAGATATAGAACAATCTGGTTCCCAATATAATACACTTTTTGATATCGGAATAACTTCTGGAGATTTAGGTTCCGGTTATGAAAATACAATGAAAGGATTATTGAATGTCGATGAAGATAGACTTAGAGAAGCTTTGAATACAAATGCCGAAGATGTATGGAAATTGTTCGCAACAAACGATACAACTAATAAAGAATATGGATATGCTCAATCCGTTCAGAATTATCTGTATGAAGTAACTAAGTTCAATGGGTATATCGATCGAATTGCCGGTACCAACGGCACCATAGGTAACGAGATGAGACGACTCGCCAGGGAAATGACCAACCTATTAGACAGGCTTCAAAGAAAAGAAGCACAATATTATGCACAGTTTTCAGCTATGGAACAAGCCATTCAACAGATGAACGCACAAGGAATGTATATGCTAAACGCTTTTTCTAACCAATAG
- a CDS encoding DNA-directed RNA polymerase subunit beta': MANVSSFQRKIAKIKIGIASPQSILEASNGEVKKPETLNHRTGKPEKDGLFCEKIFGPVKDYECACGKYKGKKYEGTVCERCGVKVESKEARRRKIGHIELATPVSHIWYLKSSPSILSIILNIGVKDLENIIYYGSKRVIERAYLTLPGPENEDLGYLPGEILYQREYEIFSEYLDLRVEPAVKIVSVKGMPIADIDGTVEIKSELTHTERELNWIIIRDDTGVERKYPVFEGSSIMVEDGQKVEKGTPLADRFLFEEDYLTQKEYSLFLEYYPGSIEVERDIERDTPIVVITDIDKRFAKRIGKKIGDILLEDEARAYEEVMKILNSRIKEEREKVIGKELVSEIEFPTKKFEKGTKITQDVLNELQEFGVKDLVAKEEDGTEKIFQINRYEEFKNGYGAEAIQKLLRKIDLEVLKARLESELEKLDRKSQKSVKILRRLKLVKDFIKSGNKPEWVISNIIPVIPPDLRPLIQIDGGRFAATDLNDLYRKVINRNNRLKKLLEMEAPEIIVRNEKRILQQAVDSLFYNGRVGKPMTDRNRRPLRSLTDLLKGKKGRFRRNLLGKRVDYSGRAVIAVGPDLKIHECGLPKKMALELFKPFVLAELLKDSNVASKSARKFKKTIIEKEMPEAWEVLEEVIKGHPVLLNRAPTLHRVSIQAFIPKLIEGDAIRLHPLVCPPFNADFDGDQMAVHIPLSSIAQAESKFLMLSRYNIISPANGKPLSMPGKDIIAGAYYLTLHEDEKFENLKVPTKVSELGENGYIRHIFSEDLEATYAYEYLKIVDSDIYLQDGELIWEKSDLSLHEPIAFRYKDGSILKTTIGKIIFNEEVPEDLRNYSQKMDKKGLKELIFNTFEKHGIDRTADLLDSIKDFGFHYATLSGLTISIRDVLVSPKREELIEESKNEVLKIESLYEEGYLTDNERYKEIIKIWENATAKVTVETAKTYRKYTFNPIWMMIESGARGNIDQLKQLAGMRGLMADPSGKIIEVPITSNFKNGLSELEFFTSTHGSRKGSADTALRTSTAGYLTRRLVDVAQSMTITEDDCGTDKGIEARELWADDSKIENLSDFLFGRVLARDVLDPETKEIIYNSQTDKKYEKGTILKEKDAQFLANYVKEISISKEKTINIEDVPSDSYLESLEDVQVEGKVLIRKGEEITEEAIEEAFLHGIQDLNIKEYNAVDYVYAGEDLKVEVDGKTVTLLKYQEKIDLKVSKVLEKHGIKKVDVRPSIFIRSPLTCESENGICAKCYGMDLSNYKLVNIGEAVGIIAAQSIGEPGTQLTMRTFHTGGIATTSDITQGLPRAEELFEARKKTKGPEGEFSTIKGIVRAIERDTESKRGRRLKIIIENSDGELESYEADYRTKAVVEEGDKVLPGQRLTTGNIKPRKILKELGVGALANYLLSEIKKIYAEQGVDIHDKHFEIIIRQMINKVEIIDGGDTDFMPGDLVSHGKVQKINEEILEENSYITENRELVLSKKLAKRVIIPAEDEEEEEDKIYEQGTEITEEILNQILETNIKEIEVYEEYKEITTEDGKTHLVGTSKKYLINPKDTIKFERRLLRITKASLEKEGWLSAASFQQTVQILTEAAIEGKVDRLKGLKENVIVGQPIPAGTGLKLYAEQNYEVVQPEKEAEVAQEKSVG, translated from the coding sequence TTGGCAAATGTTTCTTCCTTTCAAAGAAAGATTGCTAAAATAAAAATAGGTATAGCTTCTCCTCAAAGTATATTGGAAGCTTCAAATGGTGAAGTTAAGAAACCCGAAACTTTAAATCACAGAACAGGTAAGCCTGAAAAAGACGGCTTATTCTGTGAAAAAATTTTTGGCCCCGTAAAAGATTATGAATGTGCTTGTGGTAAGTATAAGGGCAAAAAGTATGAAGGAACTGTATGTGAAAGATGTGGAGTAAAGGTAGAATCCAAAGAAGCTAGGAGAAGAAAGATAGGTCATATTGAATTGGCGACACCTGTTTCTCACATTTGGTATTTAAAGTCTTCTCCATCTATTCTTTCTATCATACTAAACATTGGTGTGAAAGATTTAGAAAATATCATTTACTATGGGTCAAAAAGAGTTATTGAACGAGCTTATTTAACGCTACCCGGACCCGAAAATGAAGATTTAGGATATTTACCCGGAGAAATATTATATCAACGGGAGTATGAAATATTCTCTGAATATTTAGATTTAAGAGTAGAACCTGCTGTAAAAATAGTTTCAGTTAAAGGTATGCCCATAGCTGATATAGATGGAACCGTAGAGATTAAGTCTGAGTTAACACACACCGAAAGAGAATTGAATTGGATAATAATCAGAGATGATACTGGAGTTGAAAGAAAGTACCCAGTCTTTGAAGGCTCATCAATAATGGTGGAGGATGGACAAAAAGTTGAGAAAGGAACACCGTTGGCAGATAGATTTTTGTTTGAAGAGGATTATCTTACTCAGAAGGAATATTCCTTATTTTTAGAGTACTATCCCGGTTCCATAGAAGTAGAAAGAGATATAGAACGTGATACGCCGATTGTAGTTATCACAGATATTGATAAGAGATTTGCAAAAAGGATAGGTAAAAAAATAGGGGATATCTTGCTAGAAGATGAAGCCAGAGCCTACGAAGAAGTAATGAAGATACTCAATTCAAGGATTAAAGAAGAAAGAGAAAAAGTAATCGGCAAAGAATTGGTATCAGAAATTGAATTTCCCACGAAGAAATTTGAAAAAGGCACAAAAATTACACAAGATGTGTTAAACGAGCTTCAAGAATTTGGCGTAAAAGATTTAGTTGCGAAGGAAGAAGACGGGACAGAAAAGATATTTCAAATAAACAGATATGAGGAATTTAAAAATGGTTATGGTGCGGAAGCCATTCAAAAATTATTGAGAAAGATAGATCTTGAAGTATTAAAAGCGCGATTAGAATCCGAATTAGAAAAATTGGATAGGAAAAGTCAAAAAAGTGTAAAAATATTGAGAAGATTGAAACTAGTTAAGGATTTCATAAAATCTGGCAATAAACCTGAATGGGTAATTTCAAATATCATACCCGTTATACCACCCGATCTAAGGCCCTTGATACAAATTGATGGTGGAAGGTTTGCTGCGACCGATTTAAATGACTTATATAGAAAGGTAATAAATAGGAACAACCGTTTAAAAAAGCTTTTAGAAATGGAAGCGCCTGAAATTATCGTAAGAAATGAAAAAAGGATACTTCAACAAGCTGTGGATTCACTTTTCTATAACGGACGTGTTGGTAAACCAATGACCGATAGAAATAGAAGGCCTTTAAGATCACTAACAGATTTATTGAAAGGTAAAAAAGGTAGATTTAGAAGAAATCTCTTGGGTAAAAGGGTTGATTACTCCGGTAGAGCTGTTATCGCTGTTGGACCTGATCTTAAGATTCACGAATGTGGTTTACCAAAAAAGATGGCTTTAGAACTATTTAAACCTTTTGTTCTAGCCGAATTGTTGAAAGATTCAAACGTTGCAAGTAAAAGTGCTAGAAAATTCAAAAAAACTATAATAGAAAAAGAAATGCCCGAAGCTTGGGAGGTTTTAGAAGAGGTTATAAAAGGGCATCCTGTTCTCTTAAATAGGGCGCCTACCTTGCACAGAGTATCAATTCAAGCCTTCATTCCAAAACTAATAGAAGGTGACGCAATAAGGTTGCATCCATTGGTTTGTCCTCCGTTTAATGCCGACTTTGACGGTGATCAAATGGCTGTACATATTCCACTTTCTAGTATAGCCCAGGCGGAGTCAAAATTTTTAATGTTATCAAGATATAATATTATCTCACCGGCGAACGGCAAACCATTGTCCATGCCAGGAAAAGATATAATTGCAGGTGCATATTATTTAACCTTGCATGAAGATGAGAAATTTGAAAATCTAAAGGTACCTACTAAAGTTTCTGAATTGGGAGAGAATGGATATATTCGACACATATTTTCTGAAGATTTAGAAGCCACATATGCTTACGAATACTTAAAAATAGTGGATTCCGATATATATCTTCAAGATGGAGAACTGATATGGGAAAAGTCTGATTTATCCCTTCACGAACCAATTGCGTTTAGATATAAAGATGGTAGTATACTTAAAACAACTATCGGAAAAATAATTTTTAACGAAGAAGTACCAGAAGATTTAAGAAATTACTCGCAAAAAATGGATAAAAAGGGCTTAAAAGAATTGATATTCAACACTTTTGAGAAACATGGTATAGATAGAACCGCCGATCTTTTAGATAGTATTAAAGATTTTGGTTTTCATTATGCGACATTATCCGGATTAACCATATCTATACGTGATGTATTAGTTTCTCCAAAGAGGGAAGAACTTATAGAAGAGTCTAAGAACGAAGTTCTCAAAATTGAATCACTTTATGAAGAAGGTTATCTTACGGATAATGAAAGGTACAAGGAAATAATTAAAATTTGGGAAAACGCTACTGCCAAAGTTACAGTAGAAACAGCGAAAACATATCGAAAATACACCTTCAATCCAATATGGATGATGATTGAATCAGGGGCCAGAGGTAACATAGATCAATTGAAGCAATTAGCCGGTATGAGAGGATTGATGGCTGATCCGTCCGGTAAAATAATTGAAGTTCCTATCACTTCAAACTTTAAAAATGGATTATCAGAATTAGAATTTTTCACCTCAACACACGGTTCTAGGAAAGGATCAGCTGATACAGCTTTAAGGACATCAACAGCTGGGTACTTAACTAGAAGACTCGTAGACGTTGCGCAAAGTATGACAATTACAGAAGATGATTGTGGAACAGACAAAGGTATTGAGGCTAGAGAACTTTGGGCTGACGATTCAAAAATTGAGAACTTATCAGACTTCTTATTTGGTAGAGTTTTGGCTAGAGATGTTTTGGATCCCGAAACAAAGGAAATAATTTATAATTCTCAAACTGATAAAAAATATGAAAAAGGGACAATCTTAAAAGAAAAAGATGCCCAATTCTTGGCAAACTATGTAAAAGAGATATCAATATCAAAAGAAAAAACCATAAATATTGAAGATGTACCAAGCGATTCATACTTAGAATCGTTAGAAGATGTGCAAGTAGAAGGCAAGGTATTAATCAGAAAAGGAGAAGAAATCACAGAAGAAGCCATAGAAGAAGCATTCTTGCACGGTATACAAGATTTGAATATAAAAGAATATAACGCGGTAGATTACGTTTACGCTGGAGAAGATCTTAAAGTTGAAGTTGATGGAAAGACTGTAACTCTGCTTAAATATCAAGAAAAAATTGACTTAAAGGTTTCCAAAGTCCTAGAAAAACACGGGATAAAAAAGGTTGATGTTAGACCGTCTATTTTCATTAGGTCTCCTCTTACATGTGAGTCTGAAAATGGAATTTGTGCAAAATGTTATGGAATGGACCTTTCAAACTACAAATTAGTCAATATTGGAGAAGCTGTAGGAATAATTGCTGCACAATCTATAGGTGAGCCAGGTACGCAGCTAACTATGAGAACCTTCCATACTGGTGGTATAGCTACCACTTCGGATATAACCCAAGGTTTACCCAGAGCTGAAGAATTGTTTGAAGCAAGAAAAAAGACGAAAGGACCCGAAGGTGAATTCTCAACTATAAAAGGTATAGTAAGAGCTATCGAGAGAGATACTGAAAGCAAAAGAGGAAGAAGATTAAAGATAATAATAGAAAACTCAGACGGCGAACTGGAAAGTTATGAGGCTGACTATAGGACAAAAGCAGTTGTAGAAGAAGGAGACAAAGTATTACCTGGTCAAAGGTTAACAACGGGAAATATAAAACCCAGAAAAATACTTAAAGAATTAGGAGTAGGCGCTTTAGCAAATTATTTGCTGAGTGAAATAAAGAAGATATATGCTGAGCAAGGTGTGGACATCCATGATAAACACTTTGAAATAATAATTAGACAGATGATCAACAAAGTTGAGATTATAGACGGTGGGGATACTGACTTTATGCCAGGAGATTTAGTCAGTCATGGTAAAGTGCAGAAAATTAACGAGGAAATATTGGAAGAAAACTCCTATATCACGGAAAATAGAGAATTAGTTTTAAGTAAAAAGTTGGCAAAGAGGGTTATAATCCCTGCCGAAGATGAAGAAGAGGAAGAAGATAAGATCTACGAACAAGGAACAGAGATCACTGAAGAAATTTTAAATCAGATTCTAGAAACAAACATTAAAGAGATTGAAGTATATGAAGAATATAAAGAGATTACCACTGAAGATGGGAAAACTCATCTAGTAGGTACATCCAAAAAATATCTTATAAATCCTAAAGATACCATAAAATTTGAGCGTAGGTTGTTAAGAATTACAAAGGCTTCTTTAGAAAAAGAAGGATGGCTTTCTGCTGCTTCATTCCAGCAAACTGTACAAATACTAACAGAGGCAGCTATAGAAGGTAAAGTAGATAGATTGAAAGGATTAAAAGAAAACGTGATAGTAGGACAACCTATTCCAGCAGGAACAGGGTTGAAATTGTACGCAGAACAAAACTACGAAGTTGTTCAACCTGAAAAAGAAGCTGAAGTTGCACAAGAAAAATCTGTTGGGTAA